The DNA segment AATTTATAATAGGCCTCCTGCAGTTCCTGATGTGGTGATAATAACTtgattccatttattttttattattttgatttggtGTGCTCAGTGTGTTAAATGAGGAGACTTCTTTACTTGATAGGGGTTCTGGTGTACTTCAGGCTGCCTGCACTGATGAGAGTTAAAATAGAGTGAAGATAGTGTGTGTGCTTTCAGGTACTGGTTCTGACAGGAAGACACCTGGACAGACATAGTTGGATTTGAAAGGGATGATCAAATACAGACTATCTGTGAGAAGCTAGCATAAATCAGGAAATTAGAGGAATAAGCTCAAGAAAGAAATAGATTGGTATTCTAAAGCATGAGAGGTGGTGGGTTTTCTCATGTATTCTTCTATGGTCAGCTGTAGCCCAAATCATCTTTGGTTTGGCAGCCAGGACACACTCCCCCAATTAATTTTTGCTGTTCAGAAATGGTCTGCATTTGATGCACACACCATTACTAGCACACTTTCTGCGgtaaagtaaaaataatggTAGATGAGAGCAGTACTACATCATGCTCCTGGGGAGGGATTCTCTTTGGAACTCTTAGATGGACAGAAAGATTTCTGCTAACAGCTGTATCACACCTGAAGGCTGAATGGTTCTGTTATTACCTAGTTGCTGTTCAAAAGTTTCTTTTGGTTGCTTCAGTCTTAAAGGACAAAATGGGAAAGCCTTTTTCCAAATCAGATTATGTTCTTCCTTGAGGTGTAGGCTGCACAGGTAGTGCTAGAACACTGTGGTGTAAATAGGGATTACACCATCAACAGGATTGAACTGGGaaggtttttaaataaaaacgTGTGATTCAGATGTACGACGGACTGTGGGAGAAGGAGATCCAGTAACTTCAGGGCTCTGGCAGGGAACATTAAAGCTGTTTTCAGGAGGTCTTGTCTGAACAATCTCCTCCCCCTTTGGTATAGGCCTGTTAACTCAGGTGTTCAAATTACTTCTGTCTACCAACTGCTGCCACTGAGCATTTTGCAGCTGGTTAGTACTAATGCAGAGTAAGGGCTGTGGTGGCACTTAGACATAGCAGGTAGTGATGGCTGCTCCACTGACTGAGGACTAAGCCTATACAAATCTAACTGAGTGGTCTACTCTTTGGAGATGGTTATGCTTGCAAGCACTTGTTAGTAGTGTAAATCTTAATCCTGGATCTAATTGTTATTTTTCCTCATATGAAACCTGTTAAAATTCATGGGTTGCAAGTATTTTAGAGATAGACCTCATGGTAAGATTAAAAACAATGCAATTTTTCCTGCAAAGTGAGCAGTTGAAGACTTGATGCAGAGCTTGGATGAAATTCCATGCCTCATTTTACCATGATGTGAATAAATAACAGTCATTTGGCTTTGACACACATAGATAACATTTTGAGAAATCTGGCTACTCTTAAAGGTAATGCTAATAAAAATTTGCTGATATATTAAGGAACACTGTTTTTCAACTAGgaatttaaaacttaatttacttctgtattcagaaaaaaaaattgaattggAGGGTAATAATTTCCTTGACATAGTGCTTTTCAGAAGGGCTATACAGTAGATTTGACTTCGCTAAATAATTGGTTTGGGAACTTCAGGGTTTACAGTTTCACTATTTTAACGTGTGCAGAAAAGAGGTTTCCTTGTTGGCACACACTTCCATGCTGCTTTGATCTCTGGTGTGATAGACCAGGCTCTGTTCTCCAGCTTTAATTTTGCATTGTTCGGTTATTGCGTGTAGCAGAACTTGTTCACAGCAACGAAGTTTGCAAACCCCAGGGTTTCATTTGTGGGAGATAAGCTTTGGGGAAAACAAGGGCAAAAATAATATTCAGATTTTGTTTACAATAATTGTTCACAATGATTTTAGAGTTCAGCTGTCTGTGCTTACTAGTTGTtataagacttttttttaatcactgtaGAGCTACTTTGATGAATCACAGAGATTttacaactttttaaaatttaaaatatctgtttaaCAATGTAATTCACTGTAGACATCTGATTTCAGGCTTTTAAATATATGTGTTTTGTCTTCTAGCAAAAATACTTTGATTCTGGTGATTACAACATGGCTAAAGCAAAGATGAAGAATAAGCAACTGCCTACTGCAGCTCCTGACAAGACAGAAGTCACTGGTGACCATATTCCTACTCCACAGGATCTTCCACAGCGGAAACCATCTCTTGTTGCTAGCAAGCTGGCTGGCTGACGAGAGCAGCTGAACTGCATGATTATTCTCATTCCTGTTATTTCTCCCTAATAGTTATTTCTCACCCTCACAtccccctttttctttcttacactAAGTCATGAGACTGACAGCTTTGCAGGTAGCGATAGCATGTGCTGCTATTGTAAGGGAATACTGTTAAGAGTAAAATGTAGTATTTGGACTAGTTGAGAACAATGCACTGATTAAAAAGGACAAGTTTGGTTAGAGCAATGTAATCTACTTGAAAATGTACATATTGCCCATTTCCTAGTATAGGACTGGTTCCAGCAAGTGACATCGCAAGTTTTACAACTTCtaatgtttctgcttttgttatTTCATCTTAATTACAgcatatttgtatttaatataACCTCCAgttgtgttgggtttttcttccgtgtttgggtttgttgtcTAAAATAGAGGTTTAGACCACAAGTTGCTAGATGGTAAAGCATGTATAAAAACAAAGACAGGGCTCTGATTgaattttgtttctgcttttgaacTTGAACGGCCTTAAACCTGTTTCAGCTTTAACAATAGAGTTTTTACTTGGGCAATATTTGCCCATTCTGGTGTAACTCTTGTGAACCTAGTGCTTATTGACAACTGCCTGTTGAAGCTGGTATTCTTTTCAGTTCCGTAGCTTAGGACACACTTTTGTTGAAGATGTGGATGAAGTGTGCATGTGCATAGACTGTTGAATTCACTCTTGTGCCATTTTTTGTAAATACAATAGTTTTGCACAACCTTTTGCAAACGTCTATtagttttatgttttaaaaagcagataaTGTGCCAATCAAAGCACAAGTGATTCTGTATCTTTCAAAGTCTTGTCCTGAAACTAAGAGCCCAGAATCTTGCTACTGAAAGTAAAAATTGTATACTTGAAATTTGTGAAACACATTTACACTTGATTCAACCTTATGCTTTTGCAGCTGTATATTTTGTTTCACAACAATATCCATCATTCAAGTATAAATTTGGCATTTATATCTATATTTGCAGGCAAGTGGCCTTTCTGTTCAGCAGTTGTTTAagcttttaaagcagaaatggTCTGTCTGTTGGCATGGAATATGGCTAAGTGTGCTGTTCTAGAGAGTTCCCTGTGTGGCAGATACCAAATCTAGGCTCACTAGTATTTGATATGCAATTGTCTTTGGGCAGTTTTAGACTTCTGGaagcagaagtattttttttcccttgaactCCTGAAGAGGTagtaaattatttcctttactTCATTTTACAGCAGCCCCTCATTTGTGTTGTGGAAACAAATACCTGGAAAGGTATTGCTATAATAACTTATTGAGAAATAGGTAACTTTTCATATCAGAAAATAGGAATGACTCCAGTTCATGCTTATGATGAAGGTTGTAAGTAACAGACAAAATACATAGTTTATATTAGTCAGGTGAATTGATACATTTAAGACATGTAAGTTCAGGGAAATCAGAATACTGAAAGTGGAGTATGATCCATAACAGAATTGATTTTCATATAGGTAGTCACAGCCTTCACAGTCTTTGGGAGAACAAGAAACTCTCTAAAAAGATCAGTTTACTGAATgccttttcctttaaaaaatagtttagaAACAGCCTGTTAGAAACAAAGCACCAATGTGAGTATTGCAAGAGAGAACTTAAAGATGCATGTTTTTAGAAGCTTGTACTTTGTGCTGACATATTCAGAAAGGTCATAGGTTATAAAGGACTGCTAGTCAAAACCAATGCTGGGCCATATCTTCTGTGATGCTCTCTTCTAGAGGCAAACAAAATGGTCAAGAGAAATTGAATAGTCTTTATTTGGTCCTGTTTTGATCAGAACATACAGTGTCTATGTAATGTTTTTGATTCAGAGAAGCAATTACAGAGAATTTCAAAATTCCTAACCTGATTCTTTTCAAGTCTGTATAGCCCTTTTCTAGTAGTTAGATGGGCCTTGTCGAGCCTATCCTTATTCCTTATCCTCCACTAGTATTACAAATAATTTGTGGTTTTTGCAGAACAGTTTGAAGAAATGGACCTACTTGACTTCTTTAAGAAATTAGGCTGGAAAAATAACAAGGAAACTGGAAATACTGAAGCAAACTGCTTTTTATAAATGTTTGTTCTGATGTGAAAAtccctctttatttttctatgtatAAATTAAATTGAAGCTTAACGATAGGATTGGGCCTGAAACAAGTGTTGAACAACTTAAGGTGACTTGCTGTGTATTGTCTGGTGCCACTATTCTGTAGCTCCCCTAAGGTGAGTTCTCTTGATGTGTGGGAAGGTTTAAAAAGATAGccatttaaatttaaacattcCACTCACTCAGCTACAACTCAGCTTGTCCTGCTGGTTGGACAACACAAGCTCTTCCGATGCTCACTCAGTGACTTGCAGTTCCTAAGATTACTACAAATTCAGCTATGAATATATTATCCATGTGTATATTTGAAGTACTGTAATACTAACTAGGTCAGTGACTGATTATGAGCCTTCACATCTGACAGACCtcagcagcagacacagctaTTTTGATTCTATACACTGTATAAAACTTAATTCCAGTAGTCACTTAACAGTAAATGGAACATGACTGCAGATCGATGCTTACTTTCAGCTTACTCCAGCAAGATAACTCAGCTATCCAAACTGATGTACATAATGTATTATATGAGTTTTACCATTTGATAATTGcctttttcaaagaaaacctGTCCACACTGTAGACTGGCAGTCCCTTTCATATCTTGCCTTTAAAGATAGACAGTGTTTAGTTGTTAGAGTACTCACGTAGGCTTGTAATAGCAGATAGCACCAACATTTTATTTGAGGTAGTTAAGTGGATTAATTACAACTTCACAAATATGTCCCCAAATCTGTAACACCAAAGGCTTCCCTCTCATTGTTCTTGATGTGGTAGGACAGTGTTTGTGTAAAGGCCACAGGAGTACATTTTGTTGGACATATTTACACCCAGTCAAGATGTTAAGGTGATAAAAATGTCAATTGTTCTTTACAAACTTACACATTGTATAGTATACAGAATAAATTGATTTACTTAGTTTTTATTGCACCATGGAGGTTTGTCTCATCTTTACTGTGGTTTCCTAAACAATACTGGATACTTTGGTATTCTCTATGGAAAATTTCTAAACCCTAAATCTTGCTACTCTGTATCACTAAAAATATGACTGGGCTTTGGTTTCTAGTATGTTAGACTACAGAATTACTTTAATGTAAtcacatttatatatatttcagtGCTTATTTTTCTATTAAGGCAATTAAAGCTTATTGTTTGAAAACTCCGTAAGAGATGATTGTTTGGGTCCCTTGCACTGAATGAAGGGGATGTCTGGGAAACAGCTTGGTGCAAAGAAGTTTGCATTGCTTTAGACTGTTGCCTAAATGTGGCAACATTTCCAGAAACCACAGTGTTGGAAAAAAGTCCCATTAATTTCCCAGTCAGCCTGAGGCTCAGGTGCTGATCTTTGCACAGCTTCCAGAACCAAGGGGTGTTACACAGCTCAgtccctctgtgctctgcacacCTGCATGGTACATGTTTGTCTCTCTTCCTACACATCTCTTGCATTACTTTTCAGAGTACTTAACTGTTCCATCAGTACTGGCTGAAACCAGCCCTGTTTGTTTTCTACAGCTAAAATCTCCAGGTCTGGTCCTTGTAGTGTGAGAATATGGGCTTGGCAGAGAACTCACTGCTCTCTCCTTGTACAGTGTGACAACAGAATAGGAAGTGCTATGTGAGAAGGGAGTTTCTCTGCCACAGATCATAGATATGAACAGAACACAGATGTAAGAAAAAAGATAGGACATGCTTCGtaactgctgaaaaaaattgcatgaaAATTCAGTATGAAATTCTACATGTGGACTGTGTCAGTTACATCACCTCTGCATTGTTATCTGGAACACCCTGGGATCtatgctctgaaaaaaaatgccatATTGTCAAAAAGATGTTGCACAAGGTAAGAGATGAGGTCTTCCAAAATCCTGCCAGCAAGTATTTGATCTTAAAGTAGTCAGTCTGGATATAGTACAGACAGGTTGTTTCTTGGCAACTTTCAGTGCCCCCAATTTCTGTCCTTAATGGCAGATTTGAAATCCTGGTTTATCCAATTTGTGTCAAATCATAGCATATTTTGGACTCGGATATCTATTTTTTGCTGTGGCTTATAATTACATTTGGCTCCTGAGCTCTAGCTGTGAATGGCTGAGATCAGTAATCCACATTCCAGGCAAACTCCTGAAATGAGTGTCTTTGAATTTAGCATAGATATCCTGAGGAAAGGGTTCAAAATATCAAATATGAAGCATCACACAGAGGGAAGGTCCAGGTCCtttctgaaagcaaagctgaaatTTCAGTTGTTTACAATTGCAGTGTTGCACGTGAAAGATGGCTGGTAGCTTTAGCACAGGTCTCTGGTTTGCCTTGGCAGGCAAATGAAGAGCAGCTATGCAAACTGCTTAGCCAAAACCTCACCCCTGACCTGGACAGCAGTTCCCAGGAACCCATCCTGGGCTTTTTATAGCACTGAGAGTGAATGTCCAGTTCTGCTGGGAGTCAGCCTCCTGATAGCAGCAGCAGTTGATAAGCCTGGACATACTGGCAGAACATGGGaaggaatgtatttttaaattctattcaCATTATTTTGAATTCTCCCAGCAGAATCAAGTGGTTTTTTAACCTCTGTATTTGTTTTGGGAATCAGGATagtgttttctctctgttacTAAATTGATGAATGATTTCTGAGCCATTGCTTTCATGGTTCACTTTCTCTGTAAAAaggtttctttgtttctttggtaGTCGTGAGTTTCAGGGGCAGTGCAAACACTTCCCACTGAATACACAGCTATTAGCTAGACAGTTCAGTTCTGAGAGAGGATAAATAGTCAAAAGCACTTCGGTGGAGAATGTGGCAAACTCAATTATTTCaaacttgttttttattttggacaCTTGGACTAGTAGGATGCATTTCCAaggtggaaaaggaaaacagagaaagagacCTTCAGTTCTGCTGTCAAAAGAACTCTTGCCATAACCTGAGCTGTATAAAACAGTCATTAACAAATCATACTGGAGTTGGGTGTCATCTTGAGACCTTGCTGGAACGTCGACTATGCTTTTCATTCCCATTTGACATTGATGTTAAACTTTTCAAAGATGTGTACCTCCATGTCTTGGTGAGAATGGACTGAATTATTGAAGGAACTGGTTTGGGCCCATTTCCCTTCAGTGCTTTCACTAAGAGTTTGAATGACAGATACAAGCAAGCTGAAGGAGGCTGCAAACAATTTGAAGGATGGGATTAGaatctgagagaaaaaaaaacaaccaaaatgGAGAACTTGGCACCCGAGAAATACATGCCAAATGCACAGTGGGAATAAGTGGATGGAGGCAGGGTGGCAGGCAGGCTGTGACACGGCTGCAGATCCGGCCAGACCAGGCTCATCTCCCGCCCGCCTTGAGAGAGGAGCGGCGCCGCGAGGGAAGGGACCGGACCGTGCCCGGCGCCTGGTGACCAAAATTACAAACACCCCGGACGGCATAACGAGTAATATGTTCAGtgtaggagagaaaaaataaaataaattttaaaaaaaaaggttggtAGGGGAGAGGAGGCATAGCGGCGCCGGCACAAAGCGGGGCTCGCAGCCACTGCCAGCGcggcgggcccgggcccggggccggCCCGCCCGCCGGTGGGAGGCTCGCACCGCCCGCCGGCCCGCGCCGCTCCCACAATGCTCAGAGCCCGCAGGTAGCAGCAACATGGCGCGGGCCGCctgagcatcctcctcctcctcctcctcctcctccgcccgCCTCCGCCTCCCGCCGCCGGGCTGCCGCAGAGGGGCCGCCCGCCCTGCGCCATGGCAGCGTCCGAGCTCTACACCAAGGtagggcggcggggccggggctgcgcggggcggcggggcgggggccgggcccgcGGCCGTGGAGCCGGGCCCGCATCCCGGGgagccgctccccgccgccgctGAGGGCCGGTCCCGCCGTGCCGGAGCAGCTCGGTGccggggcagggcgggggcGCGGCCGGGCCCCGGGAGCCGCCGTGCCGTGTTCTAGCCGTGCCCTAGCCGTGCCCTAGCCGTGTTCTAGCCGTGCCCTAGCCGTGTTCTAGCCGTGTTCTAGCCGTGCCCTAGCCGTGTTCTAGCCGTGCCCTAGCCGTGTTCTGGCCGTGCCGTGGGGATGCGCCCCGGGCCGGGAGCAGCGCGCTGGGGCAGCTCGGTTATCGCCCTCGGGAACCGCGTCCCGCTCCTTGAGGAGAATCGGCTTCCACGGCAGAAGCGCTTTGATATTCAGCTACCCTTTTTGGTGACACTGCACCTTTGGATTATATTCTTCTGGCAGTCGTTCAGAAGCTCTGCAGTCAGCAGTGATGCGCAGCATGACTCTCATATGCTCTTTAATCAGACATTTTTCTAATCTTTTTAGTCTTCTTGTGTGTTAGTATCTCATCAGTTCTGCCTGGAAACAGTTGCTGTCCCGCGCATCTTGATGGCAGAGCCTGCGAATTGAGATGTGGGAATGGTTGTTTCCACCCCTAGCAATGCATTGTTTTCATTGCTCTGCCTTGAGCTAGTGCATAAATCTGAACAGAAATGACAGCCAACAGGTCTTTaagggcaggagggatggcagAGGTCACTGGAATCGAGCAGGGCAGTACAACATGGCTAACTCCAGATACTACTTTCAAAAGGCTTGCACAGTCAGAGAGTGTTGGTGTGGAAGCCACGCCATCTAGATCCTTGAGCCACTTAGTGAAATACTCCAGAATTATCCTGAGTCTAGCACTCTGCatggaaggaaaggaaacagaCTTTTTGTTTTGACATGAATAGGTCACCTTATTTGTAAAATGCTCCCACTGATGGGTGGTGGGACAGCACAGTGACTGCATCAGGATAAATCAAAGCAGACAGTCCCTTCTGCAGGGACTGCTTGCCTGGGTCTGAGAGCAGGGAGCTCTCCTCTTGTGGGAGAGCTTGAATGTGAGAGTGAGGAGCATGCCTGCACCCCAAAGAATGCTAAATACATTAGTGACATGGCACACCTTGGTGTTCTGTATCTCATAAAAGAGTATCTCTCTGAACTATCCCAGAGGGATGAAATTCACCATTCTGGTCAAGAGAGCTGTGGTACTGCAGAGTTGTTTCCAGGCACCCAACAGACCTTCTCTGTGCAAGGagttattttagaaatgtgtttctgatttctctctctgttgATGTTCTTCTTGTGGAATTAAAATGTCTCATAAATTGTGTATCagaatactttatttttttttttttttttttacttttaactttGCCTGACCTTGAATTCTCTTCACTGAGTGGTTGAATCCTTTGGTCAGAAGCTGCTCCAAAAATGTGGGTGTGCTGTTTTCTTGGAACTGTGTTACAGTGGAAA comes from the Oenanthe melanoleuca isolate GR-GAL-2019-014 chromosome 10, OMel1.0, whole genome shotgun sequence genome and includes:
- the ARPP19 gene encoding cAMP-regulated phosphoprotein 19; this encodes MSAESPEPASAEEQKEMEDKVLSPEKAEEAKLKARYPHLGQKPGGSDFLRKRLQKGQKYFDSGDYNMAKAKMKNKQLPTAAPDKTEVTGDHIPTPQDLPQRKPSLVASKLAG